DNA from Sorangium aterium:
GGCCGCGCCCGCCCGAGTCCTTGACCGCCGCGCCGCGGGCGAGCTCGTCGGTCGGCGTCGCGCGGTCCGCCGCAATCGTGGCGCGCTGCTTCTCGGCCCACGCGACCGAGAGCAGGTCGTCCACCGGGTTCTTCACGAAATCGGGATCCCCGAGGACCTCGTTGCGCGCGAGGAACACCCGCCGCATCGCCTCGGCGACCACGTGCACGTGCGACGGCGAGTGCCAGCCGAGCTTGGCGACGTCGAGCCCCTCCAGCTGATGCGCGATCATCGCGAGGGCGAGGCCGCCCGACGACGGGAGCGGCATGGAGGCGACGCGGCGCCCGCGGTACTCGAACACGACGGGCTCGCGCCACTTCGCCTTGTAGCCCTTGAGGTCCGCGGCCGTGATGATGCCCTTGCCCCGCCGCATCTCCGCCACGAAGAGCTCGGCGGTCTTGCCCTCGTAAAAGCCCGCGGGCCCCTTCTCGGCGATGCGCTCGAGCGTCGCCGCGAGCTCGGGCGATCTCCACGTGGCGCCGATCTCGATGGGCGCGCCGCCCGGCAGGAACAGCGCGACCGACGCCGGGAAGCGCTTGAGCTTGGCCGACGCGGCCTTGACGGTCGTCGCGAAGTTCTCGTCGACCGGGAAGCCCTCCTTCGCGAGCCGGATCGCGGGCGCGACGAGCTCGGCCCAGGTCTTCTTCTTGGAGCCGAGCTTGTCGTACGCTTCCCAGAGCCCCGCCACGCTGCCGGGCACGCCGACCGCGAGGTGGCCGACGCGCGCGCTCTCCGTGGCCTTGCCGTCCTTGCCCCGGTACATGTCGTGGGTCGCCTTGCCCGGCGCGGTCTCGCGGAAATCGAGCGCGTGCTCCTTGTCGCCGACGCGCGCGACCATGAACCCGCCGCCGCCGAGGTTGCCGGCCGTCGGGTGCACCACCGCCAGCGCGAACGCCGTCGCGACCGCCGCGTCGACGGCGTTGCCGCCCGAGGCGAGGACCTCCGCGCCCACCTTCGTGGCCAGGGCGGCGTCGCTCGTGACCATCGAGGGGCCCCGCACCGGCGGCGCGCCCTCGGGGAAAGGCCAGCCGGCGGGGAACCGCGACGCCGGCGCGGGCGGCGCGGCCGGCGCGGGCGCGGGCGCCGAGGCGGAGGCGGCGTTCGGCGACGGGGGCGGGGGCGGCGCGGGCGGAGGAGGCGGGACGGCGGCCTCGCAGCCCGCGAGGAGGACGACGGCGAGCAATCGATGCCAGGCACGGAGCTTCATCGCGGCGGCTTATAGCCCAGGCCCCGCGCCGCTCGAAAGCCGGAGGCGCGGCCGCGCGAGCGCGGCCGGAGGTTTCTCCACGGTGATCCGTCACAGCTGTTCGGGCTTCTGCTGATCAGCCGTACCGCTCTCTGGCGAACGGGAGAGCGACGCGCCGTACAGGGCGCGTGGAGCATGGGCTCGTACCGAGGCGCCCGGGGACGCCTCCTGGCGCCGCGAAGTGATCGGTCTTGGTCGTTGGCTTGGGGGCTTCGCCCCGCTTGGGTATGATCGGCCCCGGATGTTTCCGACGGAGCCCGCTCCCGAGACGATTGGGGCCTACAAGATTCTCCGGCACCTGTCCGGTTCTGGGCCCACCAGCGTCTATCTCGGGCGACTGGATGGCCCGCTCGGGTTTCGCCGCGTCTGCGTGCTGAAGCTCGTCCCGAATACCGCCGAGGGCGATCCGCGCTTCGCCGACGAGCTCGCCCGCGAGGCGTCGATCTGCGCGACGATGAACCACCCGGCGATCGTGCGGATGTTCGACTTCTTCGAGCACGCCGGCCGGCTCGTGCTCGTGCTCGAGCACGTCGAGGGCGTGAACCTCAATCGGCTGCACCAGCACCTCGCGGCGCGGCAGCAGAAGCTCGCCGACGCGGCGGTCTACTACCTGGTCCACTGCATCGCCGGGGCGCTCGCGCACGCGCACGGGTCCGTCGATGAGCACGGCAGCCCCACGCCGATCATCCATCGCAACCTCCACCCGGAGAACATCGTGATCGGGTGGGACGGGCAGGTGCGCCTGACGGGGTTCGGCATCGGCAAGATCCTCGGGCGCACGCCGGATACGATCGCGGGCGTTGTGAAAGGCGCGCCGGGCTACATGGCGCCCGAGCAGGCGCGCGCCGAGCGCGTCACGGTGAAGGCCGATATCTATGGCGTGGGGCTGCTGCTCTGGTCGTTGCTCACGGGGCGGCGGCCGCCCGCGGACGGCACGCGCCCGCAGGCGATCGCCACGATCCGGCCGGAGATCCCGCGCCCGATCGTGGCGCTGCTCGACACGGCCCTCGCGCCCGCGCCGGACGATCGGAAGATCACCGTTCACGAGATCGAGCAGGCGCTCGCGAAGGTCGCTCGCCCTGAGAAGGGGAAGGCCGAGCTCGTGACGCGCGTGCAATCCGCGCACGCGACGATCGAGATCGAGGACGCGGATCGCGAGGAGGACAGGCGGCCGACGATCCCGGTCAAGGGCAAGGGCGGCCAGACCGCGCGGCCCGCGGCGGACGCGGCGAAGCGGCTCGCGAAGGATCTCTTTGCCAGGGATCAGGCGGCCAGGGACGGCGGCGCCGCGAGGCTGCGGACTCCCGGCGCGCAGGCGAAGACCGCGCCTCCCTCGGCGGCGGCGTCCGAGGCGCTGAGCGGGTCGGCTCGGCAGGAAGGCAAGCCGACGCTCGGCGCGCCGGCGCCCGAGCCGATCACGATCCCGGTGCCGGCGGGCCATGCGTCGTCGGCGCTCGAGGTGCGGGGCGAGGGCGCGAAGGGCGTCGAGGGACGAAGGCCCGCGCTGCCGGATCGCGAGACATTCGGCCGCCTGTTCGAGGCGTCGAAGCGCGCGGCGGAGCGCGACGCGGCGGCGGCCGACGAGGGGCCGCCGGGGGGCGGGCCGCCGACGTTGACCGAGGTCGATCCGGTGTTCTTCGAGGAGGACGGCACGACGATGCCCGGCACGGGCGCGGAGGCAGCCCGCTTCGTGCCGACCACCTCGGTGATCCCGGAGGCGATCCGCTTCGGTCCGCCGCCGGCCCTCCCGGCGGATCTCGCGCCCGCGTTCCTGGGAGCGCCGCCGAAGCCGCCTTCCGGCTCGCCGGTGACCCCCTCCGGCGTGACCGTGCCGATGGGCGTGTCGGGCCTGACGCCGCCCGGGGTGACGGTGCCAGTGGACGGCTCATCGGGGCTGACGCCGCCCGGGGGCGTGCCGTACCCGAGGCCGAGCGCGGAGGGCCGCAGCGGCTCTCCGATGGAGTCGTCGCCCCCGGCGGGCGCGTCGTCGCGGCGCCCGCGGCTGCCTGCGCTGGCGTGGCAAGCGCCGCGTTCGCTGTCGCCTGCCGGGACGATCGCGGTGTCGGCGATCACGGCGACGGTGGTGGCGGGGCTCTGGATCTACGTGGCGCGACGGGATCGCCCCGAGCCGGATGCCGCTGCCGCGGTGGAGCTGGCGCCCGCGCTCGTCGAGCCCACAGCCGCGGCGGCGTCCGCTGCGAGCGAGTCGCCCCCCGCGAAGAAGGCTCCGGCAGGGAAGGCGCAGGCGGCGAAGACGCTTTCAGCAAAGGAGGCCGCCGCGGCGAAGGAGGCTGCGGCGAAGGAGGCCGCTGCGAAGGAAGCCGCCGCTGCGAAGGAGGCCGCTGCGAAGGAAGCCGCTGCGGTGAAGGAGGCCGCTGCGAAGGAAGCCGCCGCTGCGAAGGAGGCCGCTGCGAAGGAGGCCGCTGCGAAGGAGGCCGCTGCGAAGGAAGCCGCTGCGGCGAAGGACGCGGCGGCCAAGGAGGCTGCGAGCCAGGCGAAGCAGGGGGGCAATCCCGCGTCGCTGCCCAAGGATCAGGGCCTGCTCACGGTGGGGTTTCCGCAGCCGGGGGGCGTCTACATGACGGGCAAGTACGCGGGGGATGTGAACCAGGCGCTGGCCGTGCGCTGCGGCCGCTTCTTCGTGCGCGTCGGCCGGCCCGGGAAGACGAAGTTCCCCGAGTGGCTCAGCGCGGGTGTGACGGCGCAGGTGCCCTGCCAGGGGGCCACGAGCATCGATATCAAGCCGAGCGCACCGCCGAAGGCGAAGAAGAAGCGGTAGCCCGGCGCCCGGCGCCCAGGCCGCCTCGGTGCGGCGGCCGGAGCCCTCTGCGGCAATGGCGCAATGGCCGCGCGCCCCTACTTCATACAGACCGCCTCCAGGTTGTTGCCGTCGGGGTCGTGCAGGAAAGCCGCATAATACGTCGGGGCGTAATCCGCGCGCACGCCGGGCTTGCCGTTGTCGCGGCCGCCGGCCGCCAGCCCCTCCCGGTAGAACCGATCGACCGCGGCATGATCCGCGGCGCGCAGGGCGATGTGCGCGCCGGGGCCCCGGGGGCCGTGGTCCACCTGCAGATAAAGGGCCGGGGCCCCCTCGGGACCGAAGCTCGCATAAGCCTCGTCGCGGGCGCACAGCACGTGACCGAGCGGCGCCAGCGCAGCGGCGTAGAAGCGAACGCTCGCCTCGATGTCCTTCACCTTCAGTCCGATGTGATCGTACATGTTGCCTCCTCATGAGGAGGACCCACGAGAGGGCGCCTCCACGCCGGAGACGCTAGCGAGGGGTGCCCCCGGCGCTCTTGGAGAATCTTGCGGTCGATGCGCGGCGCGCCTCCACTCCACGCGCGCGCTCCTTCACCGCGGCATCGCGCCGTCGCGGAGCCCAGGGGCGGCCGTCGCTCTCGGCCGTCCGGCCGTCATCGAGCGCCGCTCAGGCGGTGTCGATCGTCCTGAGCAGGGCCTCGAGCTCGAACGGCTTGCTGAGCACCTTGCGCGCGTGCGTCGGCATCGGCTGCTTGATGTTCGACGCCGCGGTCATGATGACGACGGGGATCTCCTCCAGCGCGGGGACCGCGCAGAGCTCGTCGCACACCTTCCAGCCGTTCATCTTCGGCATCATCAGGTCGAGCAGGATCACTCCGGGCCTTTCGCCGTCGAGGAGCCGCTCGAGCGCTTCTCGCCCGCTGAAGAAGGGCGTCGCTTCATAACCGAGGTCGCGCAGCGTCTCGGCCAGGGTCGTCGCCAGATCCACGTCGTCATCGATGATCAGAACAGACTTGGTCATGTAGTGAAGAGGGCGTTCGCTGGTGAATGTGAGGCCGGCGTCGAGTCCGTCCGGCGCAGAGGGGCGGCCTCGCAGCCCCGAAATTGCATGGGCTCCCATTGCATTTGCTAGTAGGACGCCGCGCGGCCGCAAGGAGAAACGCGGCAGAGCCAGGCACATGTGCTCGCCTTGCGCGCTTGCCCGGCTGCTTCAGCGCGGCACGCGGCACACGTCGCGCGCGCGTGCGTGCGTCGAGCCGCGGCCTTGCTCTATGCTGTGGCGCCATGCTCGACACGCGGGAGCTGCCGCTCCTCCGGGCCCTCGCGGGCCGGTACCCGACGACCGAGGCCGCGCTCTCGGAGATCGGCCATCTGCGGGCGATCCTGTCGCTCCCGAAGGGGACGGTGCACGTGGTCAGCGACGTCCACGGCGAGCACAGGAAGCTGAAGCACATCATCAACAACGCCTCGGGGAGCCTGCGGCCGCTCGTCGAGCGGGTCTTCGGCGACCGGCTCACGGCGGCCGAGAAGCGCGCGCTGCTCTCGGTCGTCTACTACCCTCGCGAGAGCTATGCCCGCGTCGCGTCCCGCAGCGAGGGGGAGCGGCGGGGCTTCCTGCTCTGGACGCTCGCGCGCGAGATCGAGGTCATCCGCCAGCTGTCGCTGCGCTACACGCTCCGCCAGGTGGAGGCGGCGTTCCCGGAGGACATGCGGGGCCTGCTCCGCGAGCTCGTGTCGGCGCGCGCCGCCCTCGGCGAGGGCGGCTACCTCGACGCGCTCATCGAGCCGTTCGTGCAGCACGGTCGTGAGATAGAGATCCTGCGCGCCACGGCGCGCGCCATCCGGAACCTGACGGTCTTCGAGCTCGTGGTGGCCGGCGATCTCGGCGATCGCGGTCCCCGGCTGGACAAGGTGATCGAGTACCTGATGCGCCAGCCGCGCGTGCGGGTCGTGTGGGGCAACCACGACGTGAGCTGGATGGGCGCGAGCCTCGGCCAGGAGGCGCTCATCGCCACGGTGGTCCGGCTCTCGCTGCGGTACGGGCGCCTGTCGCAGCTGGAAGAGGGCTTTGGCATCCCGGTGGCGCCGCTCGATCGGCTCGCGCGCACGGCCTACGCCGACGATCCGGCGGAGCGCTTCGCGGTCCGGGGCGAGGGGCTGCGCGACGCCCTCCTGCTGGCGCGGATGCAGAAGGCCGCGGCCGTCCTCCAGTTCAAGCTGGAGGGGCAGCTCTGCCGACGCCGCCCCGAGTACGCGCTCGAGCACCGCTGCCTGCTCCATCGCATCGACCCGCGCGCGGGCACGGTCGCGATCGACGGCGACGTGTTTCCGCTGCTCGACGCGCGCTTCCCGACGCTCGACCCCGGCGATCCGTACGCGCTGACGCCGGACGAGGCGGCGTGCATCGCCCTTCTGAAGGAGTCTTTCCTGAGGAGCCCGGCGCTGTCGCGCCAGATGCGCTGGATGGTGCAGCAGGGGACGACGTGGCTCAGGCGCGACCGGGCGCTCATCTTCCACGGCTGTGTCCCGGTGGACGGCGAGGGCGAGCTCCTTCCTTTCGTGGTGGACGGCGAGGTTCGCCGCGGCAGGGCGCTGTTCGACGCGCTGGAGCGAACGGTGCGCCGGGCTTTCCGGGCGGGCGCGCAGGAGGACGTCGACATGCTCTGGTACCTCTGGACTGGGCCGCTCTCGCCCATGTTCGGCAAGGACCGGATGACGACGTTCGAGTCGTATTTCGTCGCCGACGAGAGGACGCACAAGGAGACGAAGAACCCGTATTTCCACCTGATCCACGACGCCGCGTTCTGCGGCCGGGTGTGCCGTGAGTTCGGTGTGGACGAGGAGCGCGGGCTCATCGTGAACGGGCACGTGCCGGTCAGGGTCGAGCGGGGGGAGTCGCCGATCAAGGCGTCGCGCCGCGCGGTGACGATCGACGGGGCGTTCTCGGAGGCGTACGGCGACAAGGGGTACACGCTCGTGCTCGAGGCGAGCGGGGCGCGGCTCGCGCAGCACCACCATTTCACGTCGGTCGAGCAGGCCGTCGAGGCGGGGGAGGACATCATCCCCGTGATCTCGGACGTGGAGGTCTACGAGGCCGAGCGCCGGGTCGGAGACACCGAGAAGGGGGAGGAGATCGAGCGGGAGATCGAGATCCTGGAGCGGCTCATCGAGGCGTATCGAGACGGCGCGCTCCTGGAGCAGCCGAGGTGAGGTGAGGCGCGGCGGGGGCCGCGCCTGGCCTCGTCACTCCAGCTGACCGTCCGCGATCCAGTCGACGAGCGTCTGCTGCTCTGCGGCCGTCAGGCAGTTAGCGTTCGCGGCGTCGAGCGCCGGGTCGCCGGTGCATCCGCGGTTGCGCGGCATGCGGGTGGCGTTGTCGACGTCGTGGATGCGGATGACGGTGCACGCCCCCTGCGTCCGCGCGGGTTCACCCGGGCCCACGGCGCACTGGGCCGAGTTCGAGGGAAGCTTCGCGGACTCGTAGGTGATTGAGAAGCCGCTGGCCGGCGGGGGATCCGTGCGGGTGTGGCAGGGCGAGCACTTCGCCAGCAGGATCGGCTCCACGTCGGCCCATCGCACGGGCTCGGCGTCATCGCCGCCCGCGCCGCCCGCGCCGCCAGTGCCGCCCGCACCGCCGGCGCCGACTGCGACGGCGGTGGAGGACTCGCCGCCTGCGCCGCCTGCGCCGACCGCGACGGTGGAGGACTCGCCGCCCGCGCCGCCGGCGCCGACTGCGACGGCGGTGGAGGACTCGCCGCCTGCGCCGCCTGCGCCGACCGCGACGGTGGAGGACTCACCGCCCGCGCCGCCTGCGCCGACTGCGACGGCGGTGGAGGACTCGCCGCCTGCGCCGACTGCGACGGTGGAGGACTCGCCGCCCGCACCGCCTGCGCCGACCGCGACGGTGGAGGAGTCGCCGCCCGAGCCGCCGGAGCCAACAGCGACGCTGGTGGTGGCGGCGGTGGAGGAGTCGCCGCCCGAGCCGCCGGAGCCAACAGCGACGCTGGTGGTGGCGGCGGTGGAGGAGTCGCCGCCCGAGCCGCCGGAGCCAACCGCGGCGCTGGTGGTGGCGGCGGTGGAGGACTCGCCGCCCGAGCCGCCCGCGCCAACCGCGGCGCCGGAGGTGGCAGCCGTGGAGGACTCGCCGCCCGAGCCGCTGGAGCTAGCCGCGACGCTGGTGCTGGCAGCGGTGGAAGGCTCACCGCTCGCGCCGGTGGAAGGCTCGCCGCCCTCACCACCCGCGCCGCCGGCGCCGCCCTCGCCACCCGCGCCGGCAGCGCCGCCGGCGCCGCCCTCGCCACCCGTGCCAGGAGCGCCGCCGGCGCCGCCCTCGCCACCCGTACCAGGAGCGCCGCCGGTGCCGCCCTCGCCGCCGCTGCCGCTGGTGCTGCCGCCGCCAGTTCCTACGCCGGTGCTGGTGGAGGTGCCGCCGCCGCCCTCACCGCCTGCGCCGCCTGTGCCAAAGCCGACCTCGTCGTCACCGCACGCGGTGAGCGCGAGGAGCAGCGTCCCGGTGGTCATGAAGAGACGAATGGAAGTACGCGGGATAGAGACCATGCGCGGAGAATAGGCGCGTGCAGTATCGCGGGTAAATGCTGCCGCACAGAAGACAAGATTTTATCATTGCTCCCTTGACGGAATATGCTTCCGCTGAATCGCGGCGGTCGACGCCCCGGCTCGCCCGTCGGCTCCCGCTCCAGTGAGGCCACGGCTCTGTCCGCCGGCCCTGTTGGACCGCGCCGATCACGCCGCGCCCGGCTGGAGTCCTCATTGCAGGTGTACGACCGCGCGAGGACGGGCTCGACGATCCGGAGCGCGCGCGGCGTGGTGCCGCGGCTGCATCGTATCCCCGAGGTGCCACGGCACATGATAGCTGTTCACCGCCATCTTCATGATGGAGCGTTGAGCGCCGACTCCTCGACCACCCGTGGAACGCTGGTGATGTCAACTCCGTTGAGGATGGCTCGTCGTTGCGCCGCCATCCTCTCTCCTCCTTGTCTCCCTCGCGCCGTCTCTCGATCATCGGATCGGAGAGGATGTGCTCGACCCCGGTGAGCCCGCATCCATCGATGAGCCCGTCGCGTCCTCGCTCGTGCACGGGTTGTCGCGTTATGCCACGGGTAAATTACCGCGCTGCGCCATCGGGTTTGCAACTTGCGGCCCGACTCGAACTATGGTTAACCGGTGGCGTCCCAGGACGCACCGTGTCATCCGGTGCGCCACGAGGCACGAGAGAGGGCTGGCTCGGCCTCATCGCCTCGTCGCGGCGGCGACGATCGCGCAAGCGCGACCACGCGACCACGTGACCGAACCCTCGTTCGCGGCATGAGGGGGGCTTGCGTGCCGGTGGAGTCATGGATTAGAACGTTCGCTCTCTGTCTTATATTTCTTACACCCATCGCTTGGAGATCATTTCTTCCCATGCTCACGCCCTCGATCGGCTTTCGGCCTCGCTCGGGCGAACGGCTCGACAGGGCTCTGCTGCCCGGCACGGTTCACCTCAGAGCCCATCCTTCATCTCATAGACAAGAGAGGGGAGCACCCATGCGCCTCACACGGTATGCAACATGGATCTTGGCGGCGGCTGTCGTTCTCGCGCCGGCCGCCTGCGGTGACGACACGTCCGACAACGCGACCGGCTCCGGAGCCAGCTCCGGCGCTGGCGCTGGCTCCGGCAGCGGCTCCGGCGCTGGCGCTGGCTCCGGAAGCGGCTCCGGCAGCGGCTCCGGCGCTGGCGCTGGCTCCTCCGCCAGCGGCTCCGGGACCGGAGGCGGCGGCACCGGCGGCAGCGACAGCACCGGCGGCGGCGGCAGCGGCGCCGGGGACAGCGGCGGCCTCTTGCCTTGCGACAATGGCTGGCCCGAGGTGCGGAGCGCGATCGCGCAGGATCCGGAGATCGAGGCGGCCATCACCGAGCTGCTCGGCAAGATGAAGGTGGAGGAGAAGGTCGGCCAGATGGTGCAGGCCGAGATCCAGAAGATCACGCCGGCCGAGGTGAAGCAGTACAACATCGGCTCCGTGCTGAACGGCGGCGGCTCGTGGCCGGGGAAGAACAAGAACGCGACGGCGGCGGACTGGGTGAAGCTCGCCGACGACTTCTACAACGCCTCGGTGGACACCAGCGGTGGCCGCGTGGCCATCCCGATCATCTGGGGCATCGACGCGGTGCACGGGAACAACAATGTCCGCGGCGCCACGCTCTTCCCGCACAACATCGGCCTCGGCGCGGCCCACGACCCCGAGCTGCTCGAGCGCATCGGCGCCGCGACGGCCAAGGAGGTCCTCGCGACCGGGCTCGACTGGACCTTCGCGCCGACGCTCGCGACGGTGCGCGACGACCGCTGGGGCCGCACGTACGAGGGCTACTCCGAGGATCCCGAGATCGTGAACGCCTACGGGGGTCGGATCGTGCAAGGCATCCAGGGCGCCGCGAACAGCCCTGATCTCCTCGGCGCGATGCACGTCATCGCGACGGCCAAACACTTCATCGGTGACGGCGGCACGGACAAGGGCGATGACCAGGGGAACAACCTCGCCTCCGACACCGAGCTGTGCACGATCCACGCTCAGGGCTACCTGTCTGCCATCCCGGCGGGCGCGCAGACCGTCATGGCGTCGTACAACAGCGTCCGCGGCACGAAGATGCACGGGAAGGGCGATCTGCTCACCGGGGTGCTGAAGGACAGGTTCCACTTCGACGGCTTCGTCATCGGCGACTGGAACGGTCATGGGCAGGTGTCGGGCTGCACGAACGCTTCGTGCGCCGCCTCGATCAACGCCGGTGTGGACATGATCATGGTCCCGGACGACTGGAAGATGTTCTACGAGAACACCCTCAGTCAGGTGAAGGGGGGCCAGATCTCGATGGCGCGCGTCGACGACGCCGTGACGAGGATCTTGCGGGTCAAGATGCGGGCGGGGCTCCTCGGCCCGAAGAAGACCAAGCAGGCGCCGTCGAAGCGGATGTTCGCGGGCGATCAGTCGGTGCTCGGGCAAGCGGCGCACCGCGCCCTCGCGCGCGAGGCGGTCAGCAAGTCGCTCGTCCTCCTGAAGAACGCCGGCAAGGTGCTTCCCCTCGCCGCGTCGGCCAAGGTGCTCGTCGCGGGCAAGTCCGCGGACAGCATCCCGAACCAGTCCGGCGGCTGGTCGCGGACGTGGCAGGGCACCGACCTCACGAACGCCGACTTCCCCGGCGCGACGTCGATCCTCAAGGGGATCCAGGATCTGGTGTCGGCAGGCGGCGGCCAGGCGACGCTGAGCGCCAACGGCTCCGCCGCCAGCTCGGGGACCTTCGACGCGGCGATCGTGGTGATCGGCGAGACGCCTTATGCCGAGATGTACGGGGACATCCAGCTCGCGACGGACGACAACCCGCACGCGAAGACGCTGGAGCACGCGGTCTACCACCCCGAGGATCTGCAGGTCCTCCAGGCGATCCGCACGGCCAAGCCGGATCTGCCGATCGTGACGGTCTTTCTGTCGGGCCGTCCGCTCTACGTCAACAAGGAGCTGAACCGCTCGGACGCCTTCGTGGCCGCGTGGCTCCCGGGCTCCGAGGGCGGCGGCGTGGCCGACGTGCTGTTCGGCAAGCAGCCGTTCCAGGGCAAGCTGTCGTACTCCTGGCCTGCGACCGATTGCCAGCGCATCAACCGCGGGGAAGACGGCGCGCTGTTCCCGTACGGCTTCGGCCTGACGACGGCGGACCAGGATACGCTTGCGGCGCTCCCCGAGGCGTCCACCGCCGGCGGCTGCAACTGATCCCACCCTCCGCGCCGCTGCCGCTCTCCCCGCTCTCTGCAGCGGCGGCATTCGTGAGATAGGCCGAGGGACCCAGCCCGCTGCACAGCGGGCCGGGTCTCCGCGCTCAACGCGTCAGCGCGTCAGCGCGCCGCCGCCTCGCGCGGTCGTGAGCACCACCTTGCCCGTGGTCGCGCGGGACGCGACCGCCGTCATGGCCGCCTTCGCGTCCGCCATCGGCATCGCGGCGGAGACGAGCGGCTTGATCGCGCCCTGGCCGTAGAGCGCGTAGAGCTCGTCTTGCGCCCTCCGCGTGAGATCGGGCCGGGTGCGGCTGTAGGTGCCCCAGTAGAGGCCGACGACCGAATAGTTCTTCACGAGCAGGTGGTTCGCGCGCGCCGCGGGGATGCGGCCGCAGGCGAAGCCGATCACCACGATGCGGCCCTCGAACGCGACGCATTTCGTCGATTGATCGAAGACGTCGCCGCCGACGGGGTCGAAGACGATATCGGCCCCCCGGCCCGAGGTCCGCTCCTTCACGATGGCGACGAAGTCCTCGCGCCGGTAGTCGATCGCGACGTCCGCCCCGAGCGCGCGGCAGACCGCCGTCTTCTCCTCGCCGCCGGCGGTCGCGATGACCGTCGCGCCGGCCGCCTTGGCGAGCTGGATCGCTGCGCTGCCGACGCCGCCCGCGCCGGCGTGCACGAGGACCGTGTCGCCGGGCTGGACGCCGGCGCGTCGGTGGAGCGCGAAATAGCCTGTCTGGTAGGTGATGGTCATCGCCGCGGCGTCCTCGAACGGCATCGCATCCGGGAGCGCGTAGGTGGTGCGCGGCCCGGCGATCGCGCGCGTCGCGTACCCCCCCGAGCCGGGGAGCGTCGCGGCCACGCGGGCGCCCGGCGGGAGGGATGGCTCGCGGCTCTCGACGACGACGCCGGCGACCTCGAAGCCGGGGATGAACGGCGGAGTCGGCTTGACCTGGTGCGCGCCCGCCGTGAAGAGCACGTCGGGGAAGTTGATCGCCGCGGCGGCCACCTCGATCCGGACCTCCCCCTCGGCGAGCGGGGGGTCGTCCACCTCT
Protein-coding regions in this window:
- a CDS encoding serine/threonine protein kinase; this translates as MFPTEPAPETIGAYKILRHLSGSGPTSVYLGRLDGPLGFRRVCVLKLVPNTAEGDPRFADELAREASICATMNHPAIVRMFDFFEHAGRLVLVLEHVEGVNLNRLHQHLAARQQKLADAAVYYLVHCIAGALAHAHGSVDEHGSPTPIIHRNLHPENIVIGWDGQVRLTGFGIGKILGRTPDTIAGVVKGAPGYMAPEQARAERVTVKADIYGVGLLLWSLLTGRRPPADGTRPQAIATIRPEIPRPIVALLDTALAPAPDDRKITVHEIEQALAKVARPEKGKAELVTRVQSAHATIEIEDADREEDRRPTIPVKGKGGQTARPAADAAKRLAKDLFARDQAARDGGAARLRTPGAQAKTAPPSAAASEALSGSARQEGKPTLGAPAPEPITIPVPAGHASSALEVRGEGAKGVEGRRPALPDRETFGRLFEASKRAAERDAAAADEGPPGGGPPTLTEVDPVFFEEDGTTMPGTGAEAARFVPTTSVIPEAIRFGPPPALPADLAPAFLGAPPKPPSGSPVTPSGVTVPMGVSGLTPPGVTVPVDGSSGLTPPGGVPYPRPSAEGRSGSPMESSPPAGASSRRPRLPALAWQAPRSLSPAGTIAVSAITATVVAGLWIYVARRDRPEPDAAAAVELAPALVEPTAAAASAASESPPAKKAPAGKAQAAKTLSAKEAAAAKEAAAKEAAAKEAAAAKEAAAKEAAAVKEAAAKEAAAAKEAAAKEAAAKEAAAKEAAAAKDAAAKEAASQAKQGGNPASLPKDQGLLTVGFPQPGGVYMTGKYAGDVNQALAVRCGRFFVRVGRPGKTKFPEWLSAGVTAQVPCQGATSIDIKPSAPPKAKKKR
- a CDS encoding fructose-bisphosphatase class III encodes the protein MLDTRELPLLRALAGRYPTTEAALSEIGHLRAILSLPKGTVHVVSDVHGEHRKLKHIINNASGSLRPLVERVFGDRLTAAEKRALLSVVYYPRESYARVASRSEGERRGFLLWTLAREIEVIRQLSLRYTLRQVEAAFPEDMRGLLRELVSARAALGEGGYLDALIEPFVQHGREIEILRATARAIRNLTVFELVVAGDLGDRGPRLDKVIEYLMRQPRVRVVWGNHDVSWMGASLGQEALIATVVRLSLRYGRLSQLEEGFGIPVAPLDRLARTAYADDPAERFAVRGEGLRDALLLARMQKAAAVLQFKLEGQLCRRRPEYALEHRCLLHRIDPRAGTVAIDGDVFPLLDARFPTLDPGDPYALTPDEAACIALLKESFLRSPALSRQMRWMVQQGTTWLRRDRALIFHGCVPVDGEGELLPFVVDGEVRRGRALFDALERTVRRAFRAGAQEDVDMLWYLWTGPLSPMFGKDRMTTFESYFVADERTHKETKNPYFHLIHDAAFCGRVCREFGVDEERGLIVNGHVPVRVERGESPIKASRRAVTIDGAFSEAYGDKGYTLVLEASGARLAQHHHFTSVEQAVEAGEDIIPVISDVEVYEAERRVGDTEKGEEIEREIEILERLIEAYRDGALLEQPR
- a CDS encoding VOC family protein codes for the protein MYDHIGLKVKDIEASVRFYAAALAPLGHVLCARDEAYASFGPEGAPALYLQVDHGPRGPGAHIALRAADHAAVDRFYREGLAAGGRDNGKPGVRADYAPTYYAAFLHDPDGNNLEAVCMK
- a CDS encoding NADPH:quinone oxidoreductase family protein, which produces MHAWRGHAFGPPEILVWEEVDDPPLAEGEVRIEVAAAAINFPDVLFTAGAHQVKPTPPFIPGFEVAGVVVESREPSLPPGARVAATLPGSGGYATRAIAGPRTTYALPDAMPFEDAAAMTITYQTGYFALHRRAGVQPGDTVLVHAGAGGVGSAAIQLAKAAGATVIATAGGEEKTAVCRALGADVAIDYRREDFVAIVKERTSGRGADIVFDPVGGDVFDQSTKCVAFEGRIVVIGFACGRIPAARANHLLVKNYSVVGLYWGTYSRTRPDLTRRAQDELYALYGQGAIKPLVSAAMPMADAKAAMTAVASRATTGKVVLTTARGGGALTR
- a CDS encoding response regulator — its product is MTKSVLIIDDDVDLATTLAETLRDLGYEATPFFSGREALERLLDGERPGVILLDLMMPKMNGWKVCDELCAVPALEEIPVVIMTAASNIKQPMPTHARKVLSKPFELEALLRTIDTA
- the ggt gene encoding gamma-glutamyltransferase, which encodes MKLRAWHRLLAVVLLAGCEAAVPPPPPAPPPPPSPNAASASAPAPAPAAPPAPASRFPAGWPFPEGAPPVRGPSMVTSDAALATKVGAEVLASGGNAVDAAVATAFALAVVHPTAGNLGGGGFMVARVGDKEHALDFRETAPGKATHDMYRGKDGKATESARVGHLAVGVPGSVAGLWEAYDKLGSKKKTWAELVAPAIRLAKEGFPVDENFATTVKAASAKLKRFPASVALFLPGGAPIEIGATWRSPELAATLERIAEKGPAGFYEGKTAELFVAEMRRGKGIITAADLKGYKAKWREPVVFEYRGRRVASMPLPSSGGLALAMIAHQLEGLDVAKLGWHSPSHVHVVAEAMRRVFLARNEVLGDPDFVKNPVDDLLSVAWAEKQRATIAADRATPTDELARGAAVKDSGGRGPHTTHFSVVDAQGNAVALTTTLNGWYGSGVTVSGAGFVLNNEMDDFAAVPGTPNQFGLVQGEANSIAPGKRMLSSMSPTIVTGKDGRVELVLGAAGGPTILTAVFQILSNVVDFGFDVTTGVNAPRFHQQDYPDKLMVEQGGFPDELRSALGAMGHTLDDREHIADAPSIGREGAAFAGAREPRRPGSEAAAGK